In Rosa chinensis cultivar Old Blush chromosome 1, RchiOBHm-V2, whole genome shotgun sequence, a genomic segment contains:
- the LOC112177770 gene encoding transducin beta-like protein 2, whose protein sequence is MDPVLPIAVLSVLIGAVLALAFFGSYFRKRSSEVESISKPELHADQKKQPAKPAQNKKSHAKPHSDKDHNKKHHPLDVNTLKGHGDSVDGLCFSPDGRSLATACADGVVRVFKLDDASSKSFKFLKINTPVGGPPVAVSFSDDASSLVVASQNLSGASLYMYGGVEKPKISNESGQPSKVPLPEIKWEHHKIHEKLGILTLFGTTASYGTADGSAIIASCSEGTDIIIWHGKTGKNLGHVDTNQLKNNMAAISPNGRFIAAAAFTADVKVWEIVYSKDGSVKEVSKAMQLKGHKSAVTWLCFTPDSEQIITASKDGSIRIWNINVRYHMDEDPKTLKVFPIPLGGASPHYDRLSLSPDGKILAATHGSTLQWLCVETGEVLDTADKAHEDFITCIAWAPQAMPMGDKKVLILATASVDKKVKFWAAPSLNAS, encoded by the exons ATGGATCCGGTTCTTCCAATCGCGGTCCTCTCCGTCCTCATCGGCGCCGTCCTTGCCCTCGCCTTCTTCGGCAGCTACTTCCGCAAGCGGAGCTCCGAAGTCGAGTCCATTTCCAAACCGGAGCTCCACGCCGATCAGAAAAAGCAACCGGCCAAGCCCGCCCAGAATAAGAAGTCCCACGCCAAGCCTCACTCTGATAAG GATCACAACAAGAAGCACCATCCGTTGGATGTGAATACGTTGAAAGGTCATGGAGATTCCGTTGATGGACTGTGTTTTTCTCCTGATGGACGGAGTTTGGCTACAG CTTGTGCGGATGGAGTGGTCAGGGTATTCAAGTTGGATGATGCTTCGAGTAAAAGTTTCAA AtttctgaaaataaatacgCCAGTTGGTGGTCCTCCAGTAGCAGTTTCATTTTCTGATGATGCATCGTCCTTAGTTGTCGCTTCCCAAAATCTTTCTGGCGCTTCTTTGTACATGTACGGTGGAGTggaaaaacccaaaatttctaATGAATCCGGTCAGCCATCCAAGGTTCCTCTCCCAGAAATAAAGTGGGAACATCACAAAATTCATGAGAAATTAGGTATTCTCACCTTATTTGGGACCACTGCAAGTTATGGCACTGCTGATGGGAGTGCAATTATTGCTTCTTGTTCTGAAG GTACTGACATCATAATTTGGCATGGTAAAACTGGCAAGAACTTGGGGCATGTTGACACAAATCAGTTGAAAAACAACATGGCTGCTATATCACCAAATGGACGTTTCATTGCTGCAGCAGCTTTTACTGCAGATGTGAAG GTATGGGAGATCGTATATTCAAAGGATGGATCGGTCAAGGAGGTTTCAAAAGCCATGCAACTTAAAGGGCATAAG AGTGCAGTGACTTGGTTATGCTTTACTCCAGACTCGGAACAAATTATCACAGCCTCAAAAGATGGTTCGATAAGAATTTGGAATATCAATG TTCGATATCATATGGATGAGGATCCAAAAACTCTCAAGGTGTTTCCTATTCCACTTGGTGGTGCTAGCCCCCACTATGATCGTCTTAGTTTATCTCCTGATGGAAAAATCTTGGCGGCAACCCATGGTTCAACATTGCAGTGGTTATGCGTTGAAACTGGAGAGGTTTTGGACACGGCTGACAAAGCCCATGAAG ATTTTATCACATGCATTGCATGGGCACCACAGGCTATGCCAATGG gtgATAAGAAAGTATTAATTTTGGCAACAGCAAGTGTAGATAAAAAGGTAAAATTCTGGGCTGCTCCATCCCTCAATGCATCATAA
- the LOC112177775 gene encoding methylsterol monooxygenase 1-1 yields MLPYQNLQEAEEAHGRALSVAEKLWFRYSAHKPDYVLHYHNIIFLMLFYTLAPLPYVFIGLGWFKNMDKYKIQPKVKDSFSNMFKCYKNVMGSFLLVVGPLQVISYPTIQWIGIRTSLPLPSLWEVFLQIMVYFIIEDFGNYWIHRLLHSKWGYNKIHRIHHEYAAPIGLAAPYAHWVEILILGIPAFLAPALVPGHIVTYWLWFILRQMEAIETHSGYNFPWSPSKYIPFYGGAEYHDYHHYVGEQSQSNFASVFTYCDYIYGTDKGYRYRKQALEKLAKLRHEDEGRREDEPYHIPAEDRKSQ; encoded by the exons ATGCTGCCTTACCAAAACCTTCAAGAAGCAGAAGAAGCCCATGGCAGAGCTCTCAGTGTTGCAGAGAAGCTATGGTTCCGATACTCGGCTCACAAACCAGATTACGTCCTTCACTACCATAACATCATCTTCCTCATGCTGTTCTACACTTTGGCTCCTCTGCCGTACGTGTTCATAGGACTCGGCTGGTTCAAGAACATGGACAAGTACAAGATTCAACCGAAGGTGAAGGACTCCTTCTCCAACATGTTCAAGTGCTATAAGAATGTCATGGGAAGCTTTCTTCTTGTCGTTGGCCCTCTGCAAGTGATTTCATACCCCACGATCCAG TGGATAGGGATTCGGACGAGTTTGCCATTACCATCCTTGTGGGAAGTATTTTTGCAAATAATGGTGTATTTTATTATAGAGGATTTCGGAAATTATTGGATCCATCGACTACTCCACTCAAAATGGGGCTACAACAAGATCCACCGGATCCACCATGAATACGCTGCTCCGATTGGGCTTGCAGCACCATATGCCCATTGGGTGGAAATTTTGATCCTCGGCATTCCTGCATTTCTCGCCCCAGCATTGGTTCCCGGCCACATTGTCACATACTGGTTATGGTTCATTTTGCGACAAATGGAAGCCATTGAGACTCATAGCGG GTACAACTTCCCTTGGAGTCCCTCAAAATACATCCCATTCTATGGAGGTGCAGAGTACCACGACTATCATCACTATGTTGGAGAACAAAGTCAGAGCAACTTTGCATCAGTGTTCACTTATTGCGATTACATCTATGGAACTGACAAG GGGTATAGGTATCGGAAGCAAGCCCTTGAGAAG TTGGCGAAGCTGAGACACGAGGATGAGGGCAGACGAGAAGACGAGCCGTATCACATTCCTGCCGAGGATCGGAAATCTCAGTAA